TCGACGTTCAACTACGAGAAGGGCCGCATTTATGGCGTGGAAGGCACCGTCAATTTCCGTCAGGGCAACGTCGGTGCGTACCTGAACGTCGCCGTCTCGCGCGCGATGGGACAAGGCATCGAGACCGGGCAGTTCAACTTCGGCGCCGACGAACTGGCGTACATCGCCAATCACTGGGTGCATCTGGATCACGACCAGCAGGTGAGCGCCTCGGCCGGTGTGTCGTATCAATGGGGCAGGACGCTGCTATCGGCCGATGCGCTGTTCGGCTCGGGCTTGCGCAGCGGGTTCGTCAACAGCGAACATCTGCCCGCTTACCTTCAGGTCAACCTCGGTGTCGGCGAGAAGTTCAACTTGCCGGGCGTCGGGCGCTTCGACGCGAAGCTGTCGGTCCTGAACGTCTTCGACCGCGTCTATGAATTGCGCGACGGCACCGGCATCGGTGTCGGCGCACCGCAGTTCGGGCCGCGCCGAACGTTCTATCTGGCAATGTCGAAGCCGTTCTGACAACGTCCAACCGAAAGCGCACCGCCGTCACAGCGCATGACGGCGGTGTGCCTTCGAAAACGCGCGGTTGTCAGGCCTTATGCTCGGCTGCCTGACGCCGAAACTCGGTGGTCGTCTGGCCCGCGTAGCCCCAGTTGTCGGTATCGACTTCCTCGATCACGATGTGCGTGAGGTGCGGCGGCTTGCCCAGTACACGTTGCAGCGTCTCGGTGACTTCGCGAATGACCTGCGCCTTCTGCTCGACGGTGTTGCCCTCGCGGGTGATGCGAATGCTGACGAATGGCATGACTGACTCCTTTGGACGTTGAGTGAATGAGGCGACCGACCCATTCCTGATGATCGGCCGTCACAGCCATCAGCGACCGGCAGCAAAACCCCCGTCCACCGGCGCAATCGTGCCGGTCACGTAATCGCTCTCCACGAAATACCGCACCGCGCGCACGACGTCCTCCACCTCCGCGATACGCCCCAGTGGATGCATATTGCCCAGCGCATCGTGCGTCTCGGGCGCATGCATCGGCGTATTTACTACGCCCGGAGCCACGGCGTTGACGGTGACGCCGAACGGCGCCAGTTCCAGCGCCAGCGCCTTCGTCGCCTGATTCATCCCGCCCTTGAGCACCGCAGCCAGCAACGCAGGCACGCCCGCATGCGCCTGAAGGGCGAGCGATGCCGTCACGTTCACGATCCGGCCTTTGCGGCGCTCGCTCATGTGGCGTGCTCCCGCTTGCGAGAAGTACAGCGCGCCCTTGAGATTGGTGGCGATCTGCACTTCGATCTCCTCCGGCGTGAAGTCGACGAACGGCTTCGCAGAGAAGATGCCCGCATTGTTGATCAGCACGTCGACGTGGCCGAACGCCTCGATGGCCTTCGCGAACGCCGCAGTGGCGGCAGACGGATCGGCAACGTCGCCCGCGACTGGCAAGAAACGCGCTCCGGCATTCAGCAGTGCTGCCGTCTGCTCAAGACGGGCCGCGCTGCGCCCCGTGCCGACGACGTTGTATCCGTCGCGCAAGAATGCCTGTGCCAGTCCCAGACCGATGCCGCTGGTGGCCCCCGTAATGATGACCGTATGTTCCGACTTGCTCATGATGTGTGTCCTTCATGTCGTTTCGCCTGCCGGGGCGTCGGCCAATCCGTCCGCCCCGCCGGTTGAACACACTCTATTCATGATTGAAGACGCGAAAAACGCATGCGATTACACTTGTCTTTTTACATGGTGTAACGAATAGCGAACATGCAACGTCAATTCGACGATGTGCTGCTTGGCAGCATCGAGCTGTTTTGTCTGGCGGCGGAGGCTGGCAGCTTCACGGCAGCCGCCAATCAGGCGGGCGTGACGCCCGCCGCCGTCAGCCGTTCGGTCGCGCGACTCGAGCAGCGACTGGGCGTGCGCCTGTTCGTGCGCTCGACGCGCAGCATTCGTCTGACGGAGGGCGGCAGCGCATATTTCGAGGAATGCCGGACTGCGTTGAGCCTGCTGGCGGAGGCCGAACGACGGGTGTCGGGCGCGCAGTCGCAGCCATCGGGCACGTTGCGGATCAGCGTGCCCACGACCTACGGTCATTACCGGCTACTGCCGGTGCTGCCTGAATTTCGCGCCCGTTTCCCGCTCATCAAGCTCGACATTCAGGTCAGCAACCAGAACATCGACCTGCACGAAGAGCGCTTCGACTTCGCGGTTCGCTTCCGGGCACAACCCGAGTCGCGCATGGTGGCGCGACATCTCGAAGACGCTGCACTGGTCGTGGTCGCCCACCCCGACTATCTCCGGCGCGCGGGCACGCCCGGGACGCCGGACGATCTCGCCGCCCACGATTGCATCGAATTCGATCTGCCAAGTACCGGACGTCCAATCCCGTGGCTCTTCCGCGACGCGGGCAACGACATCGAGTACCACGCACGCGGCCACTTTCGGTGTGCCGACGACGTGCTCGCCGGTGTGACGCTCGCACGAACCGGCGGCGGCATTTTCCAGACCTACCGCTTCATCGTCGAAGCGGATCTCGCGTCAGGTCGACTCGTCGAGGTGCTGGCCGATTACGCGGGACGTTCTCGCCCGGTGAGTCTGATGTACCCACACGGTAAGACGCTGCCGTCCCGCGCGCGGGTTTTCGTCGATTATTTGATAGAGACGCTTGCACATTCATCCGCGCCGCGTAAGAGTGACGTACGCGCCGCAGCCGTATCCGAGCATCCTCGCGCGGAATAGACTCGGCGCATCACCGTCGTCGGGCCGCGCTCGCGCTGCCTGCCGGTATGCGGATGTCGATGCCCTGTGCCGCGCGGGCATCGCGAAATACAGAGGTTTTTGTGAATCCCCCGTCCGAATCCAATCCCCCGAGCGCCAGTTACACCGAACGCAACCATCCTTACTGGCAACGCAACCTCGCCATCTGTGTCTTCGGCTCGTTCACGACGCTGGCCGGACTCAGCATGTTGCTGCCGTTCCTGCCGCTGTACGTCAAGCAACTCGGCGTCGCGCCGGAGTCGGCCGTGATCCAGTGGTCCGGCGTCGCGTTCAGTGCGACGTTTCTCGGCACCGCTGTCACTGCGCCGATCTGGGGCCATCTGGCCGACCGCTTCGGGCGTCGCCCGATGCTGATTCGCGCCGCTGTGGGCATGGTGATCGTGACGTCGCTCATCGGTATTGCGCACAACGTTTATCAACTCGTCGCGTTGCGTTTGCTCACGGGGCTGATCGGCGGTTACGCGTCGGCTTCCACGGTGATGATTGGCACGCAAGCGCCACGCGATCGTGCAGGCTGGGCGCTGGGCGTACTCTCGACCGGCGCACTCGCAGGGAATCTGACCGGGCCGCTTATCGGCGGTCTGTTACCGCCGCTGCTCGGCATTCGCGGTACGTTCTTCGCCTGTGCAGGCATGATCTCGATCACGGCGCTGCTCACCATTTTCGGCGTACGCGAAGACTTCGACCGCACGCGCGACAGCAAACGCAAAGCCGCGCGGGGTACGACCGCGCCCATGCCCCGTGCGCGCGTGGGCATCATCGCCGCGATCCTGTTGACCGGCATGATGGTGCTGCTCGCCAACATGTCCATCGAGCCGATCATTACCGTCTATATCGGACAGTTGGGTGTGGACGGTGCCCACCTCACGCGCGTGGCCGGTGTGGTCATGGCCAGCTCGGCGCTGGGCAGCATGTTGACTGCTGCGAAGCTCGGCGCGCTGGCTGACCGCGTAGGCAGCTGGCGCGTAATCGTCGGGTGTCTCATCGCCACGGCGCTGGTGATGATTCCACAGGCGTTCGTCACCGAATGGTGGCAGTTGGCTGCGCTGCGCGTGCTGATGGGGATGACGCTGGCCGGTCTGCTGCCCGCCATCGGCAAGCTGGCGCGTCACGCCGTGGACGAGCGCAGTACTGGCAAGTTGCTCGGGTATCTGC
The Pandoraea oxalativorans genome window above contains:
- a CDS encoding tautomerase family protein; the protein is MPFVSIRITREGNTVEQKAQVIREVTETLQRVLGKPPHLTHIVIEEVDTDNWGYAGQTTTEFRRQAAEHKA
- a CDS encoding SDR family NAD(P)-dependent oxidoreductase, which encodes MSKSEHTVIITGATSGIGLGLAQAFLRDGYNVVGTGRSAARLEQTAALLNAGARFLPVAGDVADPSAATAAFAKAIEAFGHVDVLINNAGIFSAKPFVDFTPEEIEVQIATNLKGALYFSQAGARHMSERRKGRIVNVTASLALQAHAGVPALLAAVLKGGMNQATKALALELAPFGVTVNAVAPGVVNTPMHAPETHDALGNMHPLGRIAEVEDVVRAVRYFVESDYVTGTIAPVDGGFAAGR
- a CDS encoding LysR family transcriptional regulator, giving the protein MQRQFDDVLLGSIELFCLAAEAGSFTAAANQAGVTPAAVSRSVARLEQRLGVRLFVRSTRSIRLTEGGSAYFEECRTALSLLAEAERRVSGAQSQPSGTLRISVPTTYGHYRLLPVLPEFRARFPLIKLDIQVSNQNIDLHEERFDFAVRFRAQPESRMVARHLEDAALVVVAHPDYLRRAGTPGTPDDLAAHDCIEFDLPSTGRPIPWLFRDAGNDIEYHARGHFRCADDVLAGVTLARTGGGIFQTYRFIVEADLASGRLVEVLADYAGRSRPVSLMYPHGKTLPSRARVFVDYLIETLAHSSAPRKSDVRAAAVSEHPRAE
- a CDS encoding MFS transporter; this encodes MNPPSESNPPSASYTERNHPYWQRNLAICVFGSFTTLAGLSMLLPFLPLYVKQLGVAPESAVIQWSGVAFSATFLGTAVTAPIWGHLADRFGRRPMLIRAAVGMVIVTSLIGIAHNVYQLVALRLLTGLIGGYASASTVMIGTQAPRDRAGWALGVLSTGALAGNLTGPLIGGLLPPLLGIRGTFFACAGMISITALLTIFGVREDFDRTRDSKRKAARGTTAPMPRARVGIIAAILLTGMMVLLANMSIEPIITVYIGQLGVDGAHLTRVAGVVMASSALGSMLTAAKLGALADRVGSWRVIVGCLIATALVMIPQAFVTEWWQLAALRVLMGMTLAGLLPAIGKLARHAVDERSTGKLLGYLQSAQFSGQVIGPIIGGQIAVMFGLPAVFFMTAILLVLCSLLANRARAVSARLSHQPA